Proteins encoded within one genomic window of Candidatus Neomarinimicrobiota bacterium:
- a CDS encoding class I SAM-dependent methyltransferase codes for MRRAVVICCWGLLSLPALATEPALASQRDSTITDTAQVYTYRQPSPGGTGKIYMGREISRVMNHHGASWLDRPTREAEEQPELLLRSLPLKPTDIVADIGAGTGYFAFRISPLLPQGHCLAVDIQPELLDVIQRRIEERGVTNVIPMLGTAVDPNLPETGVNLVLMVDAYHEFSHPWEMMTAVVRALKPGGLAVLVEFRGEDPSVKRHRLHKMTEAQARREMAAVGLNWRETKDILPQQHVMIFEKVLAPRK; via the coding sequence ATGCGGCGCGCGGTTGTCATTTGCTGTTGGGGGCTACTCTCGCTGCCGGCACTCGCTACCGAGCCAGCGCTTGCCAGCCAACGCGACTCCACGATCACCGATACCGCCCAGGTTTACACCTATCGCCAACCAAGCCCCGGCGGTACCGGGAAGATCTACATGGGCCGGGAAATCTCTCGGGTTATGAACCACCATGGGGCGTCGTGGCTGGACCGACCCACGCGCGAGGCCGAAGAGCAGCCGGAACTGCTGCTCAGGAGTCTCCCGTTGAAGCCAACCGATATAGTAGCGGACATCGGGGCCGGAACCGGCTACTTCGCCTTCCGGATCAGTCCGCTGCTGCCCCAGGGCCATTGCCTGGCGGTGGATATCCAGCCGGAGCTGCTGGACGTCATCCAGCGTCGGATTGAAGAGCGCGGAGTGACGAACGTAATACCAATGTTAGGAACCGCCGTTGATCCTAACCTCCCGGAGACGGGGGTGAACCTGGTGTTGATGGTGGACGCTTACCATGAATTTTCCCATCCCTGGGAAATGATGACGGCCGTGGTGAGGGCATTGAAGCCGGGCGGGCTGGCGGTGCTGGTCGAATTCCGAGGCGAAGATCCCTCCGTCAAGCGCCACCGCCTGCACAAGATGACCGAGGCACAGGCCCGCAGGGAAATGGCCGCGGTAGGGCTCAACTGGCGCGAGACCAAGGACATCTTGCCCCAACAGCACGTCATGATTTTTGAAAAGGTACTGGCGCCGAGGAAATAG